A window of Candidatus Methylomirabilota bacterium genomic DNA:
GAGCCGCGCTTCCGCGAGCTCGAGGCCGAGGCGCTCGAGGCGCTCCGGCTGAAGGCGGGCGACGTGATCGCGACGGGCGGCGGGCTCCCGTGCCGCGACGGGCGGATGGAGGCCCTGCGCGAGCTCGGCACGGTCGTCTGGCTCGCGGGCGAGTTCGCCGACCTCCACGAGCGCGCGAGCCGGCTCGGCGGG
This region includes:
- a CDS encoding shikimate kinase, which produces MLTMPADNVILVGFMGAGKSSVGRLLARRLGRCFVETDDMIIAREGKPIHVIFREQGEPRFRELEAEALEALRLKAGDVIATGGGLPCRDGRMEALRELGTVVWLAGEFADLHERASRLGG